CAGCACCGGCGCACCGAGCAGCACCGTCGCGGCGGCCCGCATCCTGGAACGCTGTGATGTGCTCGCCACCCATACGTCACGCAGCGACGGTCTCATTGAGCGCGTCTACCTGTCGCCGGAGCACACGGCCGTGAATACCCTCACCGCTGGGTGGATGACCGAGGCGGGCCTCGACACCTGGCAGGACGCCGCCGGTAACCAGTGTGCACGCCGAGAGGGTGTTACTGCCGGGTTGCCGGCGCTCCTGCTCGGGTCTCATCTTGATACGGTTCCCGCGGCTGGCCGGTACGACGGAATTCTGGGCGTGCTGGTGGCTATTGCCGTCGCCGAGCGCATCGGCGCCTCCGGTACTGAGCTGCCCTTCGCCCTGGAAGTGGTGGCTTTTGGCGACGAGGAGGGCACCCGCTTCGGCACGACGCTGCTCGGAAGTCGCGCCCTGGACGGTACCTGGCAACCGGAGTGGCTGAAGCTACGGGATGCGCAGGGCGTGAGCCTGGCGGAGGCGTTCACCGCTTTCGGGCTCGATCCGGCGGCACTCGACACGGCCGCACGACGCCCCGCGGAGCTGCTCGGCTATCTGGAGGTGCACATTGAGCAGGCTCCCGTTCTCTTCGACTCCCACCGCGCTCTCGGCATCGTCACGTCAATTGCGGGTGCCGTTCGACGCCAGATCACCATTGAGGGCCACGCTGGTCACGCAGGTACCCCGTGGCACGCACGCCGTGATGCGCTTGCCGGGGCGAGCGAGGCCATTCTCGCCATCGAAACCGTCGCCCGATCCACGGGACTCATCGCCACCGTGGGTCACCTGCAGGTCTTTCCTGACGCGGTCAACGTCATCCCCGGTCGGGTGGAGTTCAGCCTCGACCTTCGCGGCGAGCACGACGCGCAGCGGGACGCGGGTTGGGCGCGCATCACCGCCGCGCTGGGGACGGCGTGCGAGCGCCGAGGGCTCACGTTCACGACCGTGCAGACGCACACCGCGGCCGCGGCCCACTGTAGCCCGCGACTGCGGGCGGCGATGGCGGCCGGCATCCGCTGTACAGCCCAGGGAGCGGATGCTCCGGAACTGCTATCCATGGCCGGTCACGACGCCATGGCGGTGGCGGCCATCACCGAGATCGGCATGCTCTTTGTACGGTGCACGAACGGGGTGAGTCATCATCCCGACGAGGCGGTGACGGAGGCGGATGTGGCCGCAGCCATCGACGCTCTCGAGGGGGCCGTGCTGGCCCTGGCCGCCGAGTACGTCCAGCACGCATGAGCGGCACGAGCGCGATCAGCGCGGTGGGGGTGGTGTGTCGACGTCCTCACCCGTGCTGAGGTCCCCGCACTCGACTGACTCCGCGCGGTGAGCGCTCAGATAGGCGCGGGCACCGGTGTCGCCCGTGAGGGTGGCAGCGAGGTGGGCCCAGTGCACCCGGCCGAGTACGACCGGGTGGCCCGGGCGGCCACCGAAACGCGCCTGCCGCAGAGTGGCGGCGTGCGCGGGCGGGCAGGGGGTCACACCCGTGTCGGCCCCCAGCAGGCGCCGCACGGTTGCGGAGTTCAAGTCGGGAACGTCCACGGGCACCACGGCGAGCGCCACCGGCGTGGGTGTGAGGTCGGCTGCCGCCTCCAGCCCGGCCCGAAGAGACGCCGAGAGCCCGGCGGCCCACTCGGCGGCCTGAACCACCACCAGGGGCGTCTGGTGTATCCGGGGCGGCAGGGAGTCGGCCGCCTCCAGTCCGTGGGCACCGAGTACAACGATGATCGGTGAGCATCCGCTGGCCTCGAGCGTGTCGATGGCGTGGGCCAGCCAGCCCACCCCGTCGGTCTCGACGAGAGCTTTGGGTTGCCCATAACGCGTGCCCGCACCGGCAGCGAGAATGAGGCCGGCGACAGGTGCGATCAGGAAGGACATACCTCATCGTATGGTCTCCTCGTGGCGGAGGCTCTAGGCTGATCGAGCACACGACCCGTACTGATCGATCTGTAGGGAGAGTATGAAGAACGTAGAAACTCAGAAACTGCGCCAGTGGCTCGAATCGTGCCTCGCTGTTCCGCGGTGGATCGACGGTGTTATTGCCCGTGGGCCCTTCACGAGCGCCGCCGACCTGCTGCTCGCCGCCCGGGAGGAGGCGACGCCGCTCAGCCCGCACGAAATCGATCAGGCGCTCGCCGGGCATCCCCGCATCGGTGAGAAGGCGGCCGGCTCATCGCAGGCCAGCGAGTTCTCCCGCGGTGAGCAGAAGGCGCTGGGCGCGCACGATCAGGCGCTCGCCGAGGCCATTGCGGAAGGCAATCGCGCCTACGAACAACGATTTGGCCGGATCTTTCTCATTCGTGCCGCGGGACGCTCCCATACCGAGATTCTGAACGAACTTGATCGGCGACTGCAGCTGGACGAC
This sequence is a window from Cryobacterium sp. CG_9.6. Protein-coding genes within it:
- a CDS encoding allantoate amidohydrolase, with translation MTTEHQAGAPSSTGAPSSTGAPSSTVAAARILERCDVLATHTSRSDGLIERVYLSPEHTAVNTLTAGWMTEAGLDTWQDAAGNQCARREGVTAGLPALLLGSHLDTVPAAGRYDGILGVLVAIAVAERIGASGTELPFALEVVAFGDEEGTRFGTTLLGSRALDGTWQPEWLKLRDAQGVSLAEAFTAFGLDPAALDTAARRPAELLGYLEVHIEQAPVLFDSHRALGIVTSIAGAVRRQITIEGHAGHAGTPWHARRDALAGASEAILAIETVARSTGLIATVGHLQVFPDAVNVIPGRVEFSLDLRGEHDAQRDAGWARITAALGTACERRGLTFTTVQTHTAAAAHCSPRLRAAMAAGIRCTAQGADAPELLSMAGHDAMAVAAITEIGMLFVRCTNGVSHHPDEAVTEADVAAAIDALEGAVLALAAEYVQHA
- a CDS encoding nucleotidyltransferase family protein, giving the protein MSFLIAPVAGLILAAGAGTRYGQPKALVETDGVGWLAHAIDTLEASGCSPIIVVLGAHGLEAADSLPPRIHQTPLVVVQAAEWAAGLSASLRAGLEAAADLTPTPVALAVVPVDVPDLNSATVRRLLGADTGVTPCPPAHAATLRQARFGGRPGHPVVLGRVHWAHLAATLTGDTGARAYLSAHRAESVECGDLSTGEDVDTPPPPR
- the uraD gene encoding 2-oxo-4-hydroxy-4-carboxy-5-ureidoimidazoline decarboxylase; translation: MKNVETQKLRQWLESCLAVPRWIDGVIARGPFTSAADLLLAAREEATPLSPHEIDQALAGHPRIGEKAAGSSQASEFSRGEQKALGAHDQALAEAIAEGNRAYEQRFGRIFLIRAAGRSHTEILNELDRRLQLDDDAELTTVANELRDIALLRLARLAARASE